A window of the Lolium perenne isolate Kyuss_39 chromosome 7, Kyuss_2.0, whole genome shotgun sequence genome harbors these coding sequences:
- the LOC127301077 gene encoding pentatricopeptide repeat-containing protein At5g66520 translates to MLRHEMAAVGRYAELLARCRGGDARPIARIQAALITSGLLRRSVELHDALIRALASSGRPHAALPLYAHLLRAGLRPTPHTLPSLLKSLALSPAVPGARRLALAVHAHALRLGLTGFLLVNNALIRVHAGLLDRLPDAHLLLRTSASVDASTFNTLITAHARAGRVADARSLFDEMPTRNVVSWSAMVNAYVQAGDGREALLVFSRMQDQGVSPDDTVLVGVLAACAQLGALEQGKWVHGYLKATSTRITVFLGTALVDMYAKCGEVQLGMEVFEGMKDKNVLTWTTMIKGLAMHGRGSDSLRLFSRMESLGVKPDDIAFIGALCACTHTGLVDKGRELFDSMLNRYGIKPKIEHYGCMVDLLARNGLLSEARDMVHKMPMKPDALIWGALMAGCRFHKNVELAEYVIKHWIELEPHKSGAYVLLANIYSASGRHASAKEIRYVMRDKGVEKIPGCSNVEIKGVVHQFIAGDLSHPCIKDILTKWYEIDTRIRLEEGYIPDRKEVLLDIEEEEKEGALSRHSEKLAIAFALISTSDNTPIRIVKNLRVCQDCHHVTKLISKVYGREIIVRDRARFHLFKDGTCSCKDYW, encoded by the coding sequence ATGCTCCGTCATGAGATGGCCGCCGTCGGGCGCTACGCGGAGCTCCTCGCGCGGTGCCGCGGCGGGGACGCGCGGCCGATCGCGCGGATCCAGGCGGCGCTCATCACGTCGGGCCTGCTCCGGCGCAGCGTGGAGCTCCACGACGCGCTCATCCGGGCGCTCGCCAGCTCCGGCCGGCCGCACGCCGCGCTGCCGCTCTACGCGCACCTCCTCCGCGCGGGGCTCCGCCCCACCCCGCACACGCTCCCCTCCCTCCTCAAGTCGCTCGCGCTCTCCCCCGCCGTCCCCGGCGCGCGCCGCCTCGCGCTCGCCGTCCACGCGCACGCCCTCAGGCTCGGCCTCACGGGCTTCCTCCTCGTCAACAACGCGCTCATCCGCGTCCACGCGGGCCTCCTCGACCGCCTACCCGACGCGCACCTTCTCCTGCGCACCTCCGCCTCCGTCGACGCCTCCACCTTCAACACGCTCATCACGGCGCACGCCAGGGCCGGGCGGGTCGCCGACGCGCGCTCgctgttcgacgaaatgcccaCCAGGAACGTCGTGTCGTGGAGCGCCATGGTGAACGCCTACGTGCAGGCGGGTGATGGGAGGGAGGCGCTCCTTGTCTTCTCTCGGATGCAGGACCAAGGTGTCTCCCCGGACGACACGGTTCTCGTTGGGGTGCTCGCTGCCTGTGCGCAGCTGGGGGCTCTGGAGCAGGGCAAGTGGGTGCATGGTTACCTCAAAGCTACCTCTACTAGGATCACCGTGTTTCTGGGCACTGCACTGGTTGATATGTACGCCAAATGCGGTGAGGTGCAGCTCGGAATGGAGGTGTTTGAGGGAATGAAGGACAAGAACGTGCTCACCTGGACTACTATGATAAAGGGCCTGGCGATGCACGGCCGAGGCTCGGATTCACTGAGGCTCTTCTCCCGGATGGAGAGCTTAGGTGTTAAGCCGGATGACATCGCCTTCATTGGTGCGTTGTGCGCGTGCACGCACACCGGATTGGTTGACAAGGGCAGGGAGCTTTTCGATTCCATGTTGAACAGGTACGGCATTAAACCCAAGATTGAGCATTATGGATGCATGGTAGACCTCCTGGCACGGAATGGATTGCTCAGCGAGGCCAGAGACATGGTTCACAAAATGCCCATGAAACCTGATGCCTTAATCTGGGGAGCTCTAATGGCTGGCTGCAGGTTTCACAAGAATGTAGAGCTGGCCGAGTATGTTATAAAGCATTGGATTGAATTGGAGCCCCACAAAAGTGGTGCTTATGTGCTTTTAGCTAACATATACTCTGCCTCTGGTAGGCATGCTTCTGCCAAGGAAATCAGGTACGTAATGCGTGACAAGGGGGTTGAGAAGATACCTGGATGTAGCAATGTGGAGATTAAGGGAGTTGTCCATCAATTCATTGCTGGAGATCTGTCTCATCCCTGCATCAAAGATATTTTGACCAAGTGGTATGAGATTGATACTAGGATAAGGTTGGAGGAAGGTTATATCCCTGACAGGAAAGAAGTTTTGCTTGAcattgaagaagaagagaaggaagGTGCTCTCAGCCGCCACAGTGAGAAGCTGGCCATCGCATTTGCTTTGATTAGTACAAGTGATAATACGCCCATTCGGATTGTCAAGAACCTCAGAGTCTGCCAAGATTGCCATCATGTCACAAAACTTATATCCAAAGTATACGGGAGAGAAATTATTGTCAGAGATCGAGCTCGTTTCCATTTGTTCAAAGATGGCACCTGTTCATGCAAGGACTATTGGTAG